The DNA window ataattatttaatattcttattgttattgttgtcctTACAGTTCCGCGTGCAGTTCAACGATACATTAACATCGACATTTGAATATCCCTCCGAGGCATCGCAGATAGTTGACGATCCACCGTACGCTGATCCGTACGGCAATGTGAACAAGCATCATCAGTTGCTCTACGAGGAGCAGTtgatgcaacaacaaaagcaacatttacagcagcagcagcaacatcatcatgtAACCTCCGATGAGATAATTGAGCTTCCAACAGCGACAGCGTCGTCGTCCTCTGGCACGACAGCGGCGTCGACGTCGACATCGACGAATAAAGCTTCAGCGACAAGCGCCATGCTGGGGAATTTACCATTAGGTAAGAGTGACAACCCTAACAAAAATATCcctaaacaacaacatgcatgTGTACAAgtgtatgaatgtatgtatgtattaatttGTGGCATTCGCATGATGCGCCTGGGGGGAATGCATGAAACCAAAAAGAgaatgtctctctctctctctctctctctcattctgTTTCTTTCTCTGTTAGTGATCTCTCTTTACTTCAACCTGTCTGCCAAGTTAGTCTGCCTATCTATCACTCTCACTCACAAACTTACAcgtacacacacgcacaaccacacacacacacttacactcacacacatgcatatgtctGCAACACTCTATGTTGGTTCTTAGCTCTCTTACTCTTAATCTGTCTTTGTTAAGTGTCTTCTTTGCCGTAGTGCTGTGCTCTTGAGTTATTCCTTGTCATCACACACATactacatacacatataactgttaatataatttacaagaGCAGGAAAACAAGAAAGCCGTAGATCaatttttaacacacacacttactcACCAATACCAATACAGACTTTCAAATCATTACAACGAGCGTAAACAGAGTTGTCATCTTTGCTTACAAAAAAGATTTCTGCAATTTACAGAGAACATAGTGAAGcagcctgttgctgctgctgctgctgctgctgttactctccctgcctcagcctcagccacAGTCTctgcctcagcctcagcctcagtttCGTTTATGACTAGAGCTactcacagctgctgctgctgccgccgacgCTGTTGGCCATTGCTGCAGCAGAGCTGGCGCCAATTGTCGCCACGCATTGCGCAGACACTGAGCAGCTTGCGCAAGCTAAAGCAGCACATCAGGTACTCTCAAGCAGCCCAGCGCTCTCgttctctctatctctctctctctctctctctctctctctctctctctgccccTGCCTCTGCCCCAACTATGCTAACTTCAAACCCTCCGAACAACCAACTGTTCACCAACTGCACTACCTGCCTGCTGTCCACTCACTCACAATCCCAAAGCTCAGTGCAGATGGCAGTCAAAGGCTTTTGAATTTAAGCATCATGCATTTTTGCAGATTACCCAAGTTTAGGGAGGGGTATTatattgcaacagcaacagcaacaaccaacaacagcagcatcaataacgacaacagcagcagcaacacagcagctgcaactgcaagagCTTCAATCTCAGCCTGGAGGATGCAGCCAGCGCAAAGTGTCAacgccagcggcagcggctactcaacagccgcagcagacAAAGCCACTGCCAAAACCCAGTCGAAATCTCAAGCTGGAACTGCAATCACAATCCCAGCCACAGCCATCATTCCAGGCACAGGCACGTCGTCGACCTTCGGTGCTGTGTAAACCGCAATACGCTTGCTTTTTGCAAAATGATGCAGTAGCTCCCAGTTCAGCACACCAGGCGGCACGCCGGGCGTCTTCCTTTGCCGCCaagccgcaacagcaacagctgagtaaatataacaacaactcAAACAACTTAGgcacaacatcagcagcaacaactacagctacagctacagctcgaGGTGGCAGCTCGTATCAACGTCGCGCCAGTCTTCCCATTGCCATGCATGCGCCGTCGACGGCATCACTAGCGCTATccacagcaaccacagcaCTGCTGCAGTCACGCATACCGGGCACCACACTCTACTATGTGTGAACGCAATccttccacacacacacacacacagacactctCTCTGCCAGTTAACAGAATTGCAATCGAACCGCCGAACAACAATCAAAGCCAAAACTGCTTGCAACacctgccagccagccagccagccagccttccagcctgcctgcctgcctgtcttAAACAAAACGTAGGCGACAAACAGTTGAcattgtttctatttttttgttcgttttatATCCCCACTGCTGTGGTTCCTCGATCCTAGGATAATGTTGCTTACATACCCTGCATTTAGCACTTAAGCCAGGCCGTAAGCGGTGTTTAGTATAATCAAGATTCATAGATTTGTATATGCCAGGGGTGTGGCTACAACTGATTTCGGATTGAAGCAAATCCGAAACCCGTTTCGGCTAtgctgctttatatatattccatAATCTTTGATACAATTCACAACTACTCCCGCAACACTTGTGTTCATTCAAAGCCACAACGTACCTTTGGTATACTGGACCCGGAACAGAACCCCCCACTCATGTAAATAAAGGCTCAACTCACTGGAATCCATATCAATATATAGTCCAACACCTGGTAGTCTGACAATTAGTGTGTCGATTGtagcatattatttaaattttatgtagttttttttctttgtttttggcatGCTTTGAACTTAactttgttgtaaatttgttgtctCATCTAATTAACCAAATTAACCAACTCATATCTCATTCGCTTAATAGCTCACTCATTCAGTTCTTTTTGCTCactcttcttctttttatatggtatatatattcGTATACATATTTCttatacacgcacacacatataatatACATGCGCTCTTAACTTTCTTTTAAACTATTGCGGGATACCTTTTatgtttattcaatttatacttacttatatataaatgctctCTGTTTACTTGtattctctttctttttttctcttgTGTTTACTAAATTCTTTTTCagatattatttaaatgtaataacagatatataagcaaatatatttacataataatATCTATAATCATATTATAACcgagctaaaaaaaaaaaacaaaccacaaacaaattaaaattacggCAACAGCGCACGAGCGAGCATCTTCTCCCTCTCTTGCTGACGTTTGAGTCGAGATATACTACTCGTATAATTAATCCAATAAATAAAGCCTCCAACACCTCTAACCAAATATGCACCGCTGCTGTTCCGATCGTTCAGATAGCAACAACCACCTGCGCAACCATTCTGGTGGTGGTGCCTAACAAATCCAAAATCAAAACTAATCGCCAATTCATAAACTACTTCATAAGGTAACTAACCCTCAATTAGCCAGCACACACTATCACATATTAATACACagatacacatgcacacaaacaaacagacacacacacacacacacacacatttgctttAAGCACATTGTGTTCAGGTCTCAAACCCTTTTGGTGCTAtactgcaattttttttgctactaactttttacaaaaaaaacatttgcacacACTTAGAGCAGAGGATAACTAATAGCTTACTCAATTACAGGCTCAACGGCGCTGGGCTTTTATACACCTGTGAAAGCCTCACCAATGGACAGCCTTTTCCAGTTGGGAGTAACACGCTACACTACGCCggatagcagcaacagcaatagtaatagtaatagCAGCAACGGTAGtccagcaggagcagcagcatcgaatGGTGGCAGTTTCAATGGCAGCGTTCTTGGCATCAGCGATGGCCTCATCAGGAAGCCTGGCAAGGATGTTATCGACGGTGGAGATGCAGCTGACTATCTTAAACCTGCTGCTGGTATTGTTTACAGCGAGGGAGCCCAAAAGACGGatttattatattgaaaaGAGTGCCGATGTCAACGTAGCTTTTGAACAGTTtggctttatatatgtatattgcagTTCTGTTAAGCTCAGAGTGCAGTTAAAATAACAGTTTCTGGCTTACCCATATTAAgattatacataaaatattataaatatatctatatatatatatatatgtgaacTACATAGATATTATTTGTAAGTTGTAGGGCTTGTGTACAACTAAAGGATACAACTgcaagttattttttttttttgatatacatatacttactgcgtatctacatacatagtactaaaatataattttgtaatgtATTTATGGCACGAAGGCCCTATTATGAAAATGTATTTGCTAATCTTTGTATactttgtatttgtaattgtattcCATTTATggtaattataatttgttttttttttttttttatatcagtacatttacatgcatacatttcaTACGATTCATGTACTTTCCATTGTGTAAAtgatacaaaaaagaaattgcaaacacCGAGGTTGAGCCACTGGTAAATGACAGCCACATTTAAGATCcgttttttagtatttataaaCCATAAGCATTAAGCTAAGTAAATATGGTGTAGTCCCACCCAACTCCTTACCCATTCCTCTTTCAATCCTACAgcatttcaacaacaacaaaaaaatgtatacattTGCCTCATTAActttacataattatatacattatcACATTCGCatctatttaataatttaaaagtaaataaaactgCTAATTGTATGGCAAATTGTAAAAACGAAATTTTAGATATGTGATTTTGCATTGTCAACGGAATTTTTCTTTGtgaaatttttgaataacTGCATAATTGTCTAACTATAACTTGTTTTTGCAAGATAATAATGAACAATTATTCAACTATGGTCGTTTACAAATAATCAAAGAGTCTTaatcagcaaacaacaaaaaaaattgaagttaaacattttattcaaagaaattcaataaacTGGATGTATTTAACACATTTATATCATTTGTTTTAGGAATtgataaaatgaaaaatggaGTATTTCTGAAACAAGTATAATAGAAAAGAATAGTGTACATACAGATTTTTACATTCAAATTCTTAGTAAACGTTACATCGATACTTATTGATAATTCTAGCTTAACGATACATCGGTACTTATTACATTATCGATGAGTAGTCATGCGCAAAGTGCAGCCGATAGTGGCAAAACACTCGATAGCCAATCGATTTGTTCGACAGTCCGAGCTCTtcgacaaataaataaagtagttGTATTGTGATTGTGTTGTGTCCAAAATAGAGAGTTTTACAGCTAATTTAATTCGCCGAATCCAATCAAAAGTTATGCCCGAATACGCAGCATCCTCGCCAGCAGCTAGCCGTGTGCTTGGTGGGTGTACGTTGCGAACTCCCTCTCGCAAATTGTATTACTTTTAACCTTAGTTGACATTGAAATGTACCCGCTAGAGGCGGAGACAGTGcgtctgcctgtctgtgttGTGTGTTAGAAAAAGAGAACAAATGTGAACATGAACCTGAATCTGCAGCTGTCTGGCCCACCGCACGCCCAACTTTCAAGAGGCAAAGAGCAAGCgcagtaacaacagcagccaaaaatgCATCTGAAACTCACCTGCTGAGCGAAGGTGGTGGTGATTTTGGTGCAGGCAATAACacgcaagcaaagcaaagcagagcagcagacaAGCAGCGaaaactgcgactgcggctacagcagaacagaacagaaacAGACGATGGCCAGCAGCGTTAGCGTCAGTGATAGTGGGCAGCTTTAACTAGTGATAGTAAATGTGCATTAAAACAgatcaaaacaaacaagccaagaagagtgcgaaagagagtgagagcaaacGAGAATGagatgtgtatgtgtgcatgtgtgtgtgtgtgtgagtgtaattaattaacttacaTATGTGGTATAAGTAGTCTGAACGGCAGCGCATTGTCTTCTAGTCCTCTTGTGGCTGATTTTGTTGGGACATACGTTGTGTAATCATTCAATAAgtactaaatatttgttaaatatgcaCAAACCAAATGTTTATTCTatttcattgaatttaatttgattttttgttctACTTAAATCGATTTGTTGTAGTTGACACTcgttattaattaaatcagcAAGCGAAGAAGctacaccagcagcagcagcaacagctgagtCTGAGTCCAAGAGCGCGAGAGATTGTGTATGAAGGTGCATGTGTGGAAATGAGAGAGAAACAGACGTTCCCGGCATACAACTTCtattgctaaaaaatttaGCAACGATTCTTACAAAAAGTCAGCACCAGACCAAGCTGCAAAACACCGGCCCGCCGCAGGCGACCGCGACGTtaacagcgactgcgactgcgacgtcaACGACAACGAACTGTTGGTTTTTGAAAGCAAGGAAAACTCAACATCGaagcaggcagcggcagcggcagcggcggcaacagcagtaGAAGTAGAAGTAGCGGCACTtttcagtcgcagtcgcaagCAAGAACTTTGGCACAATTCGTGCATTCAtcaccgcagcagcaacacgccGCAAGCAacgtttttaaaaatagtaaCGCACGTTGAATGAACAGATATAATAAGAGCGAAACGGACCGAGCGaaaagagacagacagagacatagacatagagagagagacagtgtTTGAAAGCAGAGCGTGTAgtactatatgtatgttaatCCAAATTTGAGCAATCTGCCGCCCACATAATATTGCGGATCTGCATTGCGCTTGGCATAAAGAGAGTGTAAAAAGGAAAGATTTAGACTCGTAGAcgacgcgctgctgctgttacttcACTCTCTAAGAACGCCGCCAAAATTTCGCTAGATCTAATGGCCAAGGACGAGGAGGATGATCTGCTGCCCGATAAGGATGCGGCCAAGGGCTTCTATGCCAAATATGAACCCAAAGAGATATTGGGCAGGTaagcttaacttaacttacaatcaaatattaaactgCCTTGTGCAGAGCATTTGCGGGTGCGACCCAAAGCTGAACCCGTACACGAACTTGAGCCACCCCAAGTCAATGCTGATCGactacatatgtacatatcagGTGTTACAATTGTTTTCGCATCTTTCTGCATAGCTTGCAGAAATGTAAACTTTGTTTTCGCTATGACTCAAATTATTGCAACGGAGTCCATTCGATAGCCAATGAGCACCATGCAGTTACGTGAGAATTGTCTGCTGCGCCCGCGTCAGAGCTTCTGGGTCACACACTGTTAACTGAATGAGTCAGTCAAAGGGGAAGGTTGGCAGGCGCGGGCGTTTGTTCACCTTGAGCTGCACTTGTCCAGCCTCTCGGGTTACATTGCGCATTAGTTTTGGGGCGCGTTATCAGCTGGAATTCGTGTAAATTGTAAATCGGATTAGATAAATGAAATGATTGCGCATGCAAAAACAACATGttctaactaactaactaactagcCCTTCTGATCTGATCTTCGTCACTAACTATCTCTCTTTCGCTTATACAGAGGCATCAGTTCCACGGTGCGCCGCTGCATTGAAAAGGAAACTGGCAAGGAGTTTGCGGCCAAGATCATCGATCTGGGCGCCACCACGGAGGCGGGTGAAACAAATCCATATCATATGCTCGAGGCAACACGACAGGAAATCTCAATATTACGCCAAGTGATGGGGCATCCCTACATAAGTGAGTATTCGTCAGCTACAGACTAATCAGACTTAAAcgattcattttatttacagtcgACTTGCAGGACGTATTTGAGTCGGATGCATTTGTATTCCTTGTATTCGAGCTGTGTCCCAAGGGCGAGCTCTTCGACTACCTCACATCTGTGGTGACGCTGTCCGAGAAGAAGACACGCACCATTATGCGTCAAATATTCGAGGGCGTTGAGTATATACACGCCAAGAATATTGTGCATCGCGATCTGAAGCCGGAGAACATATTGCTCGATGAGAATCACAATGTAAAGATCACAGATTTTGGCTTTGCCAGGCAGCTGCATGAGGGCGAGAAACTTACAGGTGAGTGCCAAGCCAATCATTCACATTCCATTCAATTATGACATGCAATCTCTGCAGATTTGTGCGGCACGCCGGGCTACCTGGCGCCCGAGACGCTGAAGTGCAACATGTTCGAGGGCTCGCCAGGCTATTCACAGGAAGTGGATATGTGAGTACATCATCCTATAGGCATTAATCAATATATACTTATGCACATCCATCTATTTGCAGTTGGGCCTGCGGCGTCGTTATGTTCACGCTGCTTGTCGGCTGTCCGCCTTTCTGGCATCGCAAGCAGATGGTTATGTTGCGCAACATTATGGAAGGCAAATACAGCTTCACCTCACCCGAATGGGCCGATATTTCTGGTAAATGCTCTAGACCTTAGTCCCGGCATAGGCctaaacattattattgtatGTGATATTTTGCAGAGGATCCGAAAGATCTGATACGAAAATGTCTAGTCGTGGATCCAGCGCAACGCATCACCGTCAAGGAAGTATTAAGACATCCATTCTTCAATCAAATGGTAAGTGAGGTCGCCTCAGGCCACAGTACACTGGGAAGTCCCTGCATTTACCAACTCCCTAGGCGCTTAGTTTATATATGAGGAATACGAGAGATATAgactatatataattaaatatatatatgtacataagtagTTAGCAAGTACATAAAACACACCACATGCTATATACTAAGTTCACAGACAGACAccaatttgtatataactGAATTTCGAGGCTAGGTAAACCTTATAACTTTGCTGTACctataaataattctaaaacTATAAATCACCTTTCGGCAGCCCGATTaacatttacaaataattttcacAACGCCACATACTTAGTTAGAAAGCTCCCGaccaaagaaaaaacaaacatacataaacaCTTAAGCTTTTCTTCTTTCGCCTTTtccatttttctttttttttttttttttgttggtttgttttaacttttattataatttaattctttattaTATACGTAcatttttctctctttttcttacatatatttaccaaaaaaaatatatatatatttatatgtacacAAATCACATTTACTTtatcaacaaacaaacaaaaaactatgataataacgaaaacaaaaatttgttaaactgaacaaattaaagttattcGAGCAAAATATTGATGGCCTCAAGCGCAGCCTGTCGACCAAGTCCAGAAGAATGAGTCGCATCACTGAAATCGCACTGGTAACGAAATCAATCTGGACTAACCCCAAACTACAATTTAAGCTATATGTAACACttacaactgcaacaacaacaacaacagcaacaacaacaatattaataataacaataataaaagccataaaatcagcaaacaaaactcaatTCACAATTGTTGCATTTCGTGTtacattgcattgcattgtgtTCTGAATGTTGATCCGACTACAGTTCGATTTTTGAATTGAGAATGTTGCCATGTTCGTTCTGTTAtgatatatatgtgtatatctATTAACATCGTACCACAGCTAGACTTTTAGCCTTAAAGATCGTCTTCGTTCGTTTCATGTTGCAAGTCTCCCGAATGCCAGCATAACCCCAAATAcatatgttaatttttatgtacatacatacatccaACATAcgtacgtatacttaataatcGCGTCTAAGTGTTAATCGCGTCTTTTAGCTATCTCTTAACCTCATCATCTCTGATTACGTATTATAACcgttgtttaaatatttatgtatgaatgtattttGTGCGTTGTCCCCTCACACACGTTCCGTTCACACGATATGTCcgatatattaatatatagtaGTAcctacatacatgtatgtgtgcatgccCCAGAATCTCTCAATTGTCTATAATGCATGCGTGCGTATTCCCATCCAGGATGTTTTCTGAAAAAAACCAATGGCAGTGTCGAACTGAAAAAGGTGCATATAAGACTAGGCGCGTCATCGATAAATTGTGTACATATAGACTAGACTCATGTTTCTGTATCTGTATATTATAAGATTATGTTTTTAAGTACTTTAGCTGATCTAGGATTATGTATTTGAACTTAGGCAAATGCTAAGCagctcatatttatttattgtaaggATCTGGTTTCtccatttgttttttattttgttttacaattttcttcattttattGCGCTCGTAATGTAATCCTCTCGAAATCCAAATgtgataaataatttgtaggTTCTTATGGGCGATTTAACGCTGGCGCGGCATTCCCCAGTGCCGCACCCACATTCCAATACAAGAACATACCTCAATATGAACGCCCTTGGCGCCAGTACGAGCAACCAAGCGCCGTATAATCGCTACGGCGATCGATCCTATATATACTATAGTGCGCCACAAAGTTCGTATTCATCGAATCGCCTGCGTGATATTGTAACAACGAGCGACCTGGATCCAGaaaagctacagctacaacaactccagcagcagcagcagcagcaacatcaacagcagcagcagcaacaacaacagcaacagcatcttTATCAacttcagcaacagcagcaaaactatCAGTCATTGTCAacatctgctgctgcggccgctgctgcttcctcATCCACAACCGGCGGTACCTCTTCGATGACCTTGACAGCGAGGGTCtactatcagcagcagcagcagcagcagcagcagcaacaacatgcagGTGTTGTCGTTGACAGGCGCGATGAGAGAGTCAGAGTTATCGATAACGATAAGGATAATGAACGAGCCAACTCATATTATGAGAGTAGCGCCAATGAGAAAAGTTATTTGTATCCAACTGATCAGGcaggttttattttttacttttatttaatctaatttgaattattatgaCATTTGTCACTTATCCCCACGTATTTAGTTGTACTTATTTTagttgattaatttaatttagcgcTTTTTAGTTGATTTGATTAGTGCACTTGAATTAGCACTTTTGTACTATCAGCAGATGCAGtcattatacatatacatacatacatacatcacacacagaaacaaacTGTACCGTGGTAACGGGACTCCagactttatatatatgatcattcattcattcatctATCTACGCTATTCATTTGAGTTTAGTTAATAcagacaacaaatttgtattgatGTAAAGCTCACGATGCAACAGGGTGGTTCAAgttacattcatacatacacacaaacatcgTTTGATGAAATcgacgcttttgtttatgcaaaatttgtttttggtacTGGTAACGACCCTGGTGCATGGcctttattataattatatcattattataaacttttaatgaaTTACTGTTGCAATTTTAGTATTTAGTAAAATACCTCCTTTTATTATATGCACCTTTGTACATAAGcaatgcatacatacatacatcataTGTAAATTGGTATGTACGTGTAAACGCTTTATACTATAGTCTGggaaatatatgtacattattGATGATATCCAtctatatattcatatatgtgtgcgtgcgtgtgtgtgtgtgtgtgtgtgtgcatgcattATGCTTTAATTACTATAAAAATACGAAAGAACTCCAATCACTGACAATGTTtctctgttttatttttaatctctCCTCTGTATGATTTTGATATcaaacgttttgttttgtgtgtcaTGTTCTCTATCTATATTGTCAGTGTCTCAACGCCCTTATACGATGTGTGTCTATAAGTCGGTGTTGTGGAGACTCCCTTGTGagtaaaccaaaaacaaaagctgaccAAAGCATTACAGTTACAAGTTACAGTTACATTACCATCAGTATTACCATACATTACATAT is part of the Drosophila busckii strain San Diego stock center, stock number 13000-0081.31 chromosome X, ASM1175060v1, whole genome shotgun sequence genome and encodes:
- the LOC108605213 gene encoding phosphorylase b kinase gamma catalytic chain, skeletal muscle/heart isoform isoform X2; translated protein: MAKDEEDDLLPDKDAAKGFYAKYEPKEILGRGISSTVRRCIEKETGKEFAAKIIDLGATTEAGETNPYHMLEATRQEISILRQVMGHPYIIDLQDVFESDAFVFLVFELCPKGELFDYLTSVVTLSEKKTRTIMRQIFEGVEYIHAKNIVHRDLKPENILLDENHNVKITDFGFARQLHEGEKLTDLCGTPGYLAPETLKCNMFEGSPGYSQEVDIWACGVVMFTLLVGCPPFWHRKQMVMLRNIMEGKYSFTSPEWADISEDPKDLIRKCLVVDPAQRITVKEVLRHPFFNQMLRKQSRFNARKKFQFAILVIRAVIRIRRLRFTAEPLHVEEAIRDPYRVKVLRKVIDGCAFRVYGHWVKKGEGQNRAALFENTPRTELHALYINNLSR
- the LOC108605213 gene encoding phosphorylase b kinase gamma catalytic chain, skeletal muscle/heart isoform isoform X1 gives rise to the protein MAKDEEDDLLPDKDAAKGFYAKYEPKEILGRGISSTVRRCIEKETGKEFAAKIIDLGATTEAGETNPYHMLEATRQEISILRQVMGHPYIIDLQDVFESDAFVFLVFELCPKGELFDYLTSVVTLSEKKTRTIMRQIFEGVEYIHAKNIVHRDLKPENILLDENHNVKITDFGFARQLHEGEKLTDLCGTPGYLAPETLKCNMFEGSPGYSQEVDIWACGVVMFTLLVGCPPFWHRKQMVMLRNIMEGKYSFTSPEWADISEDPKDLIRKCLVVDPAQRITVKEVLRHPFFNQMLFEQNIDGLKRSLSTKSRRMSRITEIALLRKQSRFNARKKFQFAILVIRAVIRIRRLRFTAEPLHVEEAIRDPYRVKVLRKVIDGCAFRVYGHWVKKGEGQNRAALFENTPRTELHALYINNLSR